tagatctaagtctcagTACTAACTTTtgaataagtagaagtattataatgaatattgtttagatctagattgactagattatagatagatctatagataggcctagatctctagtctagtagattaagtatagagtacagtaaatgtattacagtattattagatgtCCTATGTCTATATCGAATgatctaataattaataaactttagtctttagtaatatctaatattctaataaaaactgactatatgcatagcataggctagactcggtaatctagtctcaagatagaatttatactattactagatctattcgatttttatatatagatctagactagaattagattatagatctaaatatactaatggagataTGATATGCGTGTTaactaatagcgttgcacaagaaacgaacctgggtttttctaaactctaatatttGGTATGTAATACTAAAACAGCACCTatctaaataaatcgtaactagaaattaaaaaaaaaactatattttttgtggtatatataggtctgtggttgtatattatatagtcttcgtaacttcttctatagagaaatgacttttgtaatttctttgaCTGAAAAATTGGGCTactcgcgtctgacacatatataatttgtatGCCCAGCAACAAAGCCCTCTATAAACATAAAGCTTTAAACTCTCGAAAATAATTGCCGGTGGCATGTTTTGAAAATCTCCTGGGAAAACGCTGCCACAAACGAAAAGGTAAAAAGAAATCAGGTTGCAGACAGAATCATGCACCAAAAATAGAAATTGATTGAGTTTATATAGGGAATAATATATAGGGAATAATACATAGGGAATAGTATATAGGGAATAAGGAAAGACTTGTTGTTGGGACTGCTCTGAGAAGGAACGCATTAGAAAAAAGAAGGAAGGCCTAAAGAAACTAAGAGaatgaaagaataaaaataactttaacaTTTTCTAACAGGGCGAGGTTATAGTTCAAGATAAAATGTAGCTCACTTCATTCTCTGTTGACCCCCTACAGTAAAGGAACGTCTATAGTCTATCTGATAGAAATAAGATCAAAGCCTGGGCTTATGCTTCGATAGGAATGTTGTTACCCATACAGCAGTTCCCAGTTCTCCACTTAGCTGACCAATGAGCGCCAAGTATCCGATACAGTTCAGATAAAGAGAAGAAGTGATAGTGATATTATTATGCAGACTTTCAAAACAGCCAAGCCGTAGACCAAGAGCAAGAATACAAAATACCTAACTATAACAATAAACAACACATTAAAATGGATTGAGCACTGGCATAATCTTTACGCCAAAATTCATCAACGACTCTTCTATCTTAGAAAGCTAAGAAAAGTTTAaatcgacaaaacaataattaaacatttCTATACAGCagccatcagcagtctaattaactttgccatgaTTTGCTGGTAtcgtaatacttcactggcacaaagacatcgactaaatagactaattaacaaggttacaaaagacagtttgtgtggaaacacaaactcaaaatcggcccccgaagtaaaatgttatacataattcggataatccttcagagtagaagatagtttacttcctagtccaaacctcccgcaggacgacgggggatgggagcaggcagggtttgaaccttcgatcgtcgataaatccaaacgacagtccagcgcgcaaaccgcacgaccagtggtccacccaggtaggcttcaatattttcagaaagaacatccgaatgaaattatatcaaagataaatgagagataagaatggagaaagaaggttaacagatcttgtgtagtgccccaaccgtcccgcagatcaaaggatacgtgaaagtgaatgtaaagttagatgtgaacctggcctaactagtttgtggtctatagggcagatgctgtaaagttcatctgtttttgtggcctacggttaacgagggtgtcatgtagccagcacaacgaccaaccgcctttgcttttctccaactaatgtcaggtatccattagagctgggtagactcagaagttgaaaatcccagtcttcaccaggattcgaacccgggaccctcggttcgaactaaataagttaattgttttgaaaaggctcaatctcatattcgaatcctcaaaaaaaaaaaaaaaaaaaaaacttccgctttatagaaaaatgttcacaaaaatgatgtttataagattactattcgtcttaaattaggtctaacatataatgcatactaattagctttttcttataaaaaaaaaactgcttgcataattgattttaaaaattagaattttcgctttcaggaaaaaaaaaagtagttgttgcatcagaactttgaatggtctaaaatattgtgaagtcggattttcaatatctattctagtttacgagatctaaacgggacggacggacagacatttcgcacaaaactaataacgtcttttcccctttcgggggccgctaaaaaagcatcgtatctCGCTCAAACACATCTATCATCTCTTGAagaactttttcatgaaagatacCTTTCCAACAAAACACATGATCCATTAAACCACAGTTGTATAAGATCTGAACGAGGTGGTCGTCTCCTCTCCATTAAggctaaaacagaaagaaattaaaaattctttcATCCCACTTTCAATTAGTATTGCAAGGTCATCTGTAGAAGCCTAATTCTTAAAGGACTAGTTatgcgtttgtgtgtgtgtgttttgtgtgtgaactGTGAATGTTGTtctatttgcatctatattgttattgttatagtagttATGCTGAGGTAAACAGttttagtcaaactgaatttctttttgtttggaccaataaaattatcttatcagAAGGCTCGACAATTGCACTGCAAGTTGCTTATAGGTTCCCTGctccttttgttttctttctcatGTTTGGTTAGCAAAGCCAAACCACTAAGCGAGCTATTTAGAATTATACGCTATATACTACTGACAATTGAGTCAATCACTAAtcaaatatctttttttgtaGTCTACGGACGATTGGTCTTGAAGATAGGACAGCTATCAATAATCAACATAAAGATGACAAAAGTTCTAACAGGGGTCTAGAAAATGTAACAGCTGTTAAACATAAAGTTGACAACATTACAAATCGAGGTCTGGGACACGGAGCAGCTGTTAAATATACAGATGACAACAGTACAAAGCAAGACCTGGAACATAGTACAGCTGTTAAACATAAAGACAACAGTACAAGACAAGACCTGGAACATAGTACAGCTGTTAAACATAAAGACAACAGTACAAGACAAGACCTGGAACATAGTACAGCTGTTAAACATAAAGACAACAGAACAAGACAAGACCTGGAACATAGTACAGCTGTTAAACATAAAGACAACAGTACAAGACAAGACCTGGAACATAGTACAGCTGTTAAACATAAAGACAACAGTACAAGGCGAAGTTTAGAATGCGGAACTACTGATCAACTTAAAGTGGCTAACAACAAAaggcaattttaaaaattaatttaatacccatattaatgattttgtttttccatttcttgTTCTAACGTAAATTTTTTGAGTGACattgtatataaataattaatttttatctcATGAAAATAActgttttaaacaaattgatTAAATGCCTGGAAAGGTTTTGATTTGAAACCCGTCTTAAAATGGGATTATCAAAGTCATTAATATTGGGATTGACTGTgacttatataaataaataaatctgtctatctatctatctatctatctatctatctatctatctatctatctatctatctatctatctatctatctatctatctatctatctatctatctatcttatctatctatctatctatctatctatctatctatctatctatctatctatctatctatctatctatctatctatctatctatctatctatctatatctatttatctctatctatctatctatctatcaatctatctgataatctttgtatttgtaactgttttctttttactagATATAACAACAGCTCGTGTGCATTGTggttttttattactattacaaAAAAttcaattgttttctttttaataatctCTATCTTGGTAGGAGTGTTTCAAGTCTAACTGCACATTTGAATGCCTTCTCCCTCCAGGAAACAAGGTAATCACTAAACTGAAtctctttaatatatatatgtatcacttttatcctcccccccccctcaccaaCTATCTGCCTTAACAAATAGTCTTATCGacattatttgattatttttctgCTTTTCAGTCATTTCATGTCTTCAGTAGTCTCTTTGATACTTTTTGGTCTTGGCCTTGGTTGCTTGTATATCCTGTACATTGTAATGCTCACCTTCAACTTTGActatacccccctccccctaatttttttttacactttgaaTAAAACTTTTCACATTTCAGCAATACCCTTTTGTCCAGTATATTCTATGACGTGATACATTAAATTGGAGTGGCGCGCTTCAAAACGCCCTCCACAACACACTTACTTCTGACCTGTTAATTCGATATCACTTTTCTCTCCCCCAATCTTTTCGCTTCGCCCCTGCCTTCCACCCCCATTAAAAACTTGAATTTTAAATCTGTTCCATCTAGTAGGCCCGGCCCGCTTTATAACGCTCCCCCTCCCAGCCATATACTTATCACCCGTGCATTCGATgaccagtatcacttattcCCCCTGCCACCTTACGCCTTAAGAAATAGTCCTACACACAATCTCTAAGTATTCATTGACTTTATCGAAATACTTCAAAGGCTGACAGATTCTTATCggcacaaaatatttttattattgcatCCTGCGCATCGAACGCTCATATAATATTTTGGCCGAACCCAATATGTAGGTGACTATGCAGACCTCAATAAAAGTGGCGCGTTTTGCAATGGTTCCAGGTCATTTCTACCGGCGATTcgattataaataatatttgtctCTTGATATCGTATATAATTTAGAACAAGTAGtacaatttttattataatgacaAAACTTCTAttaactcactgtctgtctggtcaaaagtgtgtacacgttatttctccgtcacacattctcggatcaagctgaaacatCGGACAATTATTCACAAgacaggaatcaataaaaaagtaacaaatttgtcgattaattactggtaattaattattttgtttgataccaacaagggaaactaatccttcagtattcacatatgtAACTAAATTTGttggtttagtccccttaaataattgctaacgctatttctccctctagcattctaggatcaagttgaaactttaaacaattatttattgtaccttacaaaacacgaatcaataaaaaagaaatagtcaattaattattggtagatatatatatatatatatatatatatatatatatatatatatatatatatatatatatatatatatatatatatatatatgtgtgtgtgtgcttttgaATACaggaaataacttttttaaaaaaaggaatttgttatattttgcttgttttaagttaaaaaatggTTATCGTTACATATGCACattttagttcatttatataagcaatgtgtgtaaatagtaaaaaatagtATATACCATTTTTGTCTAGACTTTATAAAGATAACAAGTTGAATCGCAGACTAGGCAGAGTTGGTAAACCATTGggtacacataaatacaatcCCAATCAACTTGTACAGTAAGTAAATCTACTTTTGATTGGTAGGCCATTTATGAGACATTTCACAACCATATATTTCTGTTACCGGCTAAGTGTAAAATTCGGCAGTCTAGATTGCCTTAAACTTCCAAGCTAAGTGAGAAATGATATCTCCATTTCTTTTGTGACTATGActaggcattctatagaatgactaCAACTGCATTAGGCAAAGTGTTAACTGatgatttaaagtattttaataatattttaaatttctcgAAATAATAGTCTAATAGTTTTGTTCTTTAAAGAGTGGAGTTTATTTAATTACGACTGCATAAGTGTGCATGACTTGTACAATGTAATTGTACTTGGTAAAAGTTGgatacaaaatgttttattttgtgttgtagGAAAGGCAAAAGAAAATAGATTTACTATGTAACCAAGGCAAATACAACTGCTAAGAAGGAACCACTTGATTCGACATTGAGAAAACGTTTTGTTGATATGACCGTGGAAAACACGATTTTATCCTGTTAAACAAGACTTCAGACTAATGATACTGCTTAGGACTTACTaacatttttcattaaatacTTTGAAAGCCTAGTTTTTATCGTATAGTttggctttttaaaatgttctgtCTTCCTTGGTTAGGTTTTACCTCTTTTATTGTCCTCCTATGGGTTTGAACGTGTGCGGTAAGCAGCAGTGCGTTTTTGTCTCAACATAAGAACAAAGGAAATGTTAGAAATGCACTAAAAACGTGTACAACTAGAATATGTAGAATTGCTTTATCGGCAGATTAAAGAAAAATCCTTTCATTATATAAGTTAAGAAAGCTGATCAaaactttattatattttgtatttgtatttaagaAGAAACTAATTCAAAATAAGAGCAACTTATAAGAGTTTATGAATtactttgattctcttttgCTGTTGCTTGTAGACAGTTTTACCCGCTCAATATTTCGGCATCTTTTAATTTATCATTTTAGTCTTCTTAGAAGAAACGaaagaattatatatttactatttttaaattacgatttgtagatttaaaaaatgatgtgACTATTTAAAATTACACTTATCCTAGGGTATAAAAACATTGGACTACAAAGGTGTTTTAGTccttttgtttatttgtgtttttttttcccactcaTAAATATCTTTCTAAATGATAAATTTGTTGCATTGCATTACCCAGAGCtagtcattctatagaatgcctaggCAAAATTGGAAATGAAAAATGCCTCCATTTCGCACTTTGCCGGCACACATTTGAACACTTGCTCAAAATGTTCTCATAGTTCTTCTAGCGCGGAAGGAAATGATTTCGTATGTGGTGTTCAGTTCATCAATCTCGTAAagtataaacatatatatattcaatacgaaaatattttatttatttatcttgatataaatgtatatatatatatatatatatatatatatatatattgtttttaaaacacattaGTTTTGAGCTATTAATTATCCATTTTCTACTATTAACTCACAATTCTATCAAAGTCTCAAACTGTCTCAAACTGTTCTCAAAATTCACTAAAATCTCAAGACTTTTTCATTCATCAAAATTACAATGATACACAAAAAAGGAGACGTTTCTATTTTGATGCATCATATTTCAGTAAAACTTACGTTGACAATGACTTCAACAGAAGGCACAACAGAGTTGGGAAACCAATAGGAAGTATGCCAGTAACCACCAAAGAGAGATTTTATAAAGATAATATACTTAACAAAGAGCTCGGCAGAGTTGGCTTTCCTTGGGGGAAATGCCCAGACAAGCCAAATGCTACACTGATGAGCTTATTGCATGACTTGAATTACGTAAGTAACAGTTTGGTTTTCCCTTTATTGCCTtcacaacattttaaaaagcagtCTTAAACTCTTTTGATACGCTTTTGAAGTATTCAACGTGTAAGCGCTTTATGTAAATGTAATACAAGATCTTTGTCTTTAAAGGCTGAAGATGTTCCTGACTACATTTCTGAAATCTACGAGCTGGACGTCTCGAACAAGGAAACCATTGAGACATACTTTataataaaagagagagaaaaatctGTCAGAAAGTGGCTGGAGGAAGAGTGTCGAACTCCTTGGGAAGCGCACCAGCACACCGTCAACGAGATCATCAAGAACTACCGAGGACAAGTCATCAACTGCAAAGATCTCAAGTTTATTGATGTAATCGGGCACGGACATTTCGGAGACGTCCACTTTGCTGAATGGATTGAAGGTCAGGCAGTAGCAGTGAAGGTTCTTAAGGATCAGAGCGTCTCCCAGAGGAAACGTCGAGACTTTGAAAGAGAGATTCTGCTGTACTGTGAGCTTGATCATGCCAACATTGTCCAGTTCCTAGGTGCCTGCATTGAGTTCCCACACCTGGCTATAATTATGGAGTATATGGACATAAGCCTGCACGAAGCTCTCCATCTCAAAGACGTATGTCATTCttagtgtgtgtttttttaaaactctaacAAATATCTTGTTTCAATGTTTTGAAGgattgtatttaaatttaaaacgagttagatataaaaaaaatattttttaaaaatctcgcTTATATAGAGTCAAATGatattgaaattataaaattataaacttcTACTCCAGCTTGTAAAGTATCAAAATTTCTctgtctggtcgtgtggtatgcgcgaTGGATTGTCGTTCGGTAGACTCGATGGTCTCAGATCCATACCTTTTCTGCTGCCATCCCGCGTCATCCTGCAGGAGATTTGagctaggatgtagattatcttcaactttgaaggaacatatgagatttgtaaaacattttagaaacgaacatttagtatatttattttattgtccatataaaacaacattaattaatgaCGACTAATTGAAtggcaattttttaaaattaattcatgtataatcataaacaatgaataattgtaaaaaaatttaacttcaTCCTAGAATGTAAAGTGAGAAAATTAAACGTGTAAAAGATTttgaccagacaaacagacgatGTGAGTTGGTATAGAacacataaatacaataaaagagatacaagacaccgatagcaaagacaaacagacacaaacactcttttgttcttttgtttgatTCTCAGATTTTTCTTTAGAGATTATATAGATGATTATGCGTTGttcaatttaactttttaaaataatttaacatttatGTATGAAAGATTTCTAATAGTTTTTTCCTATTAAATATTCTCTTTAGGTTGACATCCCACCAACTGACAGAACTTCTGTTATGAAACAAATGACCAAAGGTTTATCGTACCTTCACAGGAACGGTATCGTACACTGTGATCTGAAACCGCACAACATTTTGCTCAACAATATTCCTGGGGAAGAAGCCTCTAACCCAGACTTGCCAATCATAGCGAAACTGACTGATTTCGGTCTTAGCTTTATGAAATACGATACAGAATCCTCCGCGTCTAAAACATCTCCTGTGAAAAACATCGGCACACCAAGATACTCAGCTCCTGAAGTATTGCGAGGTGCCGCGCTGTTCGCCGATGACATGATGAAAGCGGATGTTTATTCTCTGAGTCTTACGATTCTAGAGCTTCTGCTTGAAGAAGTGCCTTTCGAAAACCTCAGCCTTAGTCAGCTTAGAAAGCAAGTTGGAGAGAACGAGTTGAAGCCGAAGATGAAGAACGGACATATTTTGAAGCAGCCATTGAAATCTCTGCTTGAAAGAGCTTTGAGCAGTGACCCTGCAATAAGATCAAGCGCCAGATATCTTTCCGACGTATTCGAAAGTTTTCAAAACGCCTACAGAGAGTAGACTAGCCAATTATCTTGGCTTGCCCACCTAAGTGTTATCATATTTCTGTTCTTTTTGGCCATATTTTATACATTCTGTAAGGTTTATGTCATAACGTCGCACTGACATGCTGTGCTACAAGGATATGCCGTAAGGAGATGTGGTAGAAGGTTTCGGTTGGTAGCGTGAGACTTTTGTCCAGCAAAGCTGCAGTGGGATCTCTTTACCTAAATGTTCATTTAGTTCCAAAACTAGAAAAATGTTGAAAACATGAATACCACAAATACAGCGTCAAATGTGCCATCTGTTTGTTCATCTTTATGGGTTTCCATGATTGATTGTTATTTAACCTTTTGAGTATTTAGTTCTTATATTTACTCACTAAAAAGTAACCTTGTTAGTGtcatactttcttttttttatgtagcttttttcttttttgaataaaaggaaaacatatatttaactttttacaTCGAAGTGTATTTGTACAGTTTTGATACATGCCAAAAtgaagttaaatatatatattatatatacgaATAGTGCACATTGTACACAATCAATAACGCACATTTCTTAAACAAGATTTAAGAACTAGGAACTAGGAATGAATTCCATGTATTACTTGTCGAGAAAGACATGAACAAATGTCTATTTCTTAAACACTGTTTCCAAAGGACTCTCATCAACTTGATAAATGAAATCACATTCGTTTTGCGTGGTCTCGGCTCCATCAGCCATTGCAGGGTTATCCCCGCCATAGTCAAAATGGAGGTCGAGCCTCACGATGGAGTCCATTTTAATCCATGCCACCTCTACATGCGATTCCCGTGAGAAACAGCACGGCGAATGGGAAAATGGTATAAAAGCCTTTCTCTATTCCTCGTTACTTTCGTTACTTCGTTACTTCGAAAGCTTACTGgaaagtattatttcttttctcttttcgcGAATCCCTTTCCTAATAATATAGACATTTCCACGAGGGTGCCATGATGAGAGCTGTAGTTTAGTTGACATACAACAGATGTTGCCATATATTGTTTATCTCTTTCACTACATGTTGAGCATCCTATAATGGAAACGCTGGCCGTATATTTGTTGGCAAATTTGCTATCAATGAATATTTCATTCAAAAGGAGGTTGGATTGAGGTTATTGAAAGTTTATCTTTCTTAGCGACTGATGGTCATTCTAAAAATCTGCCTTTTTACTTTTGTGTCAAAATCGCATTTGtaatctttgtaatcttgtttgatGTAAATAATAACATTGAATGATTATCGTGCTATTCTCCTCTCTCAAAAAGGATAATCTTTTTTCTTGAAGAGCAAACCTTAATAAAGTCAatagcccctccccccccccccagattaTTGTAAGGGTCTATAACCCAAAACCACGGTCCCCAATATCAACAATTATATATGGCATTTGGGTGTGTTATCATTTACTGATATACTACTGCTAGTATTGACTAATGCGATATCAACTGAActgatcattttatttgtagtgagttacaTCTGGTTGATAtgatcattttatttgtagtgagttacaTCTGGTTGAACTTATCATTTTTTGTGTAGTAAGTTACATCTGGTTGAActgatcattttatttgtagtgagttacaTCTGGTTGAActgatcattttatttgtagtgagttacaTCTGGTTGAActgatcattttatttgtagtgagttacaTCTGGATGAActgatcattttatttgtagtgagttacaTCTGGTTGAActgatcattttatttgtagtgagttacaTCTGGTTGAACTGATCATTTTACTTGTAGTGAGTTACATCTGGTTGAActgatcattttatttgtagtgagttacaTCTGGTTGAActgatcattttatttgtagtgagttacaTCTGGTTGATAtgatcattttatttgtagtgagttacaTCTGGTTAAACTGATCATTTTTTGTGTAGTAAGTTACATCTGGTTGAActgatcattttatttgtagtgagttacaTCTGGTTGAActgatcattttatttgtagtgagttacaTCTGGTTGAActgatcattttatttgtagtgagttacaTCTGGATGAActgatcattttatttgtagtgagttacaTCTGGTTGAActgatcattttatttgtagtgagttacaTCTGGTTGAACTGATCATTTTATGTGTAGTGAGTTACATCTGGTTGAActgatcattttatttgtagtgagttacaTCTGGTTGAActgatcattttatttgtagtgagttacaTCTGGTTGAActgatcattttatttgtagTCAGTTACATTTGGTTAAActgataattttatttgtagtgagttacaTCTGGTTGAActgatcattttatttgtagtgagttacaTCTGGATGAActgatcattttatttgtagtgagttaaatCTGGTTGAActgatcattttatttgtagtgagttacaTCTGGTTGAACTGATCATTTTACTTGTAGTGAGTTACATCTGGTTGAACAGATCATTTtatttgtagtgagttacaTCTGGTTGAACTGATCATTTTATGTGTAGTGAGTTACATCTTGTTGAActgatcattttatttgtagtgagttacaTCTGGTTGAActgatcattttatttgtagtgagttacaTCTGGTTGAActgatcattttattt
This genomic stretch from Biomphalaria glabrata chromosome 4, xgBioGlab47.1, whole genome shotgun sequence harbors:
- the LOC106053265 gene encoding eukaryotic translation initiation factor 2-alpha kinase 1-like isoform X1; this encodes MPKRYVDNALNRRLGRVGMIHGTAVHSITSGSNLCTYRTYVDNPLNRKLWRVGLPLGSAVYSRSSDTGSSSDFEIPISAYRPTSPNEILRETAFQRIRPSTTPDRESDSGSSDTSSSSDFDFEIPSSRSRFRSDNLCDTLFQSVGPSSSRTPNRESDSGYSSISSRTHVDNTLNRTLGRAGLHLGTAVHSRSSDSSSSSSEDLDIPSSRSRSRSDNLCDTLFQRVGPSSGRTPNRESDSGLRTIGLEDRTAINNQHKDDKSSNRGLENVTAVKHKVDNITNRGLGHGAAVKYTDDNSTKQDLEHSTAVKHKDNSTRQDLEHSTAVKHKDNSTRQDLEHSTAVKHKDNRTRQDLEHSTAVKHKDNSTRQDLEHSTAVKHKDNSTRRSLECGTTDQLKVANNKRSVSSLTAHLNAFSLQETRLYKDNKLNRRLGRVGKPLGTHKYNPNQLVHKTYVDNDFNRRHNRVGKPIGSMPVTTKERFYKDNILNKELGRVGFPWGKCPDKPNATLMSLLHDLNYAEDVPDYISEIYELDVSNKETIETYFIIKEREKSVRKWLEEECRTPWEAHQHTVNEIIKNYRGQVINCKDLKFIDVIGHGHFGDVHFAEWIEGQAVAVKVLKDQSVSQRKRRDFEREILLYCELDHANIVQFLGACIEFPHLAIIMEYMDISLHEALHLKDVDIPPTDRTSVMKQMTKGLSYLHRNGIVHCDLKPHNILLNNIPGEEASNPDLPIIAKLTDFGLSFMKYDTESSASKTSPVKNIGTPRYSAPEVLRGAALFADDMMKADVYSLSLTILELLLEEVPFENLSLSQLRKQVGENELKPKMKNGHILKQPLKSLLERALSSDPAIRSSARYLSDVFESFQNAYRE
- the LOC106053265 gene encoding uncharacterized protein LOC106053265 isoform X3, giving the protein MPKRYVDNALNRRLGRVGMIHGTAVHSITSGSNLCTYRTYVDNPLNRKLWRVGLPLGSAVYSRSSDTGSSSDFEIPISAYRPTSPNEILRETAFQRIRPSTTPDRESDSGSSDTSSSSDFDFEIPSSRSRFRSDNLCDTLFQSVGPSSSRTPNRESDSGYSSISSRTHVDNTLNRTLGRAGLHLGTAVHSRSSDSSSSSSEDLDIPSSRSRSRSDNLCDTLFQRVGPSSGRTPNRESDSGLRTIGLEDRTAINNQHKDDKSSNRGLENVTAVKHKVDNITNRGLGHGAAVKYTDDNSTKQDLEHSTAVKHKDNSTRQDLEHSTAVKHKDNSTRQDLEHSTAVKHKDNRTRQDLEHSTAVKHKDNSTRQDLEHSTAVKHKDNSTRRSLECGTTDQLKVANNKRSVSSLTAHLNAFSLQETSKTYVDNDFNRRHNRVGKPIGSMPVTTKERFYKDNILNKELGRVGFPWGKCPDKPNATLMSLLHDLNYAEDVPDYISEIYELDVSNKETIETYFIIKEREKSVRKWLEEECRTPWEAHQHTVNEIIKNYRGQVINCKDLKFIDVIGHGHFGDVHFAEWIEGQAVAVKVLKDQSVSQRKRRDFEREILLYCELDHANIVQFLGACIEFPHLAIIMEYMDISLHEALHLKDVDIPPTDRTSVMKQMTKGLSYLHRNGIVHCDLKPHNILLNNIPGEEASNPDLPIIAKLTDFGLSFMKYDTESSASKTSPVKNIGTPRYSAPEVLRGAALFADDMMKADVYSLSLTILELLLEEVPFENLSLSQLRKQVGENELKPKMKNGHILKQPLKSLLERALSSDPAIRSSARYLSDVFESFQNAYRE
- the LOC106053265 gene encoding eukaryotic translation initiation factor 2-alpha kinase 1-like isoform X2 → MPKRYVDNALNRRLGRVGMIHGTAVHSITSGSNLCTYRTYVDNPLNRKLWRVGLPLGSAVYSRSSDTGSSSDFEIPISAYRPTSPNEILRETAFQRIRPSTTPDRESDSGRSRFRSDNLCDTLFQSVGPSSSRTPNRESDSGYSSISSRTHVDNTLNRTLGRAGLHLGTAVHSRSSDSSSSSSEDLDIPSSRSRSRSDNLCDTLFQRVGPSSGRTPNRESDSGLRTIGLEDRTAINNQHKDDKSSNRGLENVTAVKHKVDNITNRGLGHGAAVKYTDDNSTKQDLEHSTAVKHKDNSTRQDLEHSTAVKHKDNSTRQDLEHSTAVKHKDNRTRQDLEHSTAVKHKDNSTRQDLEHSTAVKHKDNSTRRSLECGTTDQLKVANNKRSVSSLTAHLNAFSLQETRLYKDNKLNRRLGRVGKPLGTHKYNPNQLVHKTYVDNDFNRRHNRVGKPIGSMPVTTKERFYKDNILNKELGRVGFPWGKCPDKPNATLMSLLHDLNYAEDVPDYISEIYELDVSNKETIETYFIIKEREKSVRKWLEEECRTPWEAHQHTVNEIIKNYRGQVINCKDLKFIDVIGHGHFGDVHFAEWIEGQAVAVKVLKDQSVSQRKRRDFEREILLYCELDHANIVQFLGACIEFPHLAIIMEYMDISLHEALHLKDVDIPPTDRTSVMKQMTKGLSYLHRNGIVHCDLKPHNILLNNIPGEEASNPDLPIIAKLTDFGLSFMKYDTESSASKTSPVKNIGTPRYSAPEVLRGAALFADDMMKADVYSLSLTILELLLEEVPFENLSLSQLRKQVGENELKPKMKNGHILKQPLKSLLERALSSDPAIRSSARYLSDVFESFQNAYRE
- the LOC106053265 gene encoding eukaryotic translation initiation factor 2-alpha kinase 1-like isoform X4, with the translated sequence MPKRYVDNALNRRLGRVGMIHGTAVHSITSGSNLCTYRTYVDNPLNRKLWRVGLPLGSAVYSRSSDTGSSSDFEIPISAYRPTSPNEILRETAFQRIRPSTTPDRESDSGYSSISSRTHVDNTLNRTLGRAGLHLGTAVHSRSSDSSSSSSEDLDIPSSRSRSRSDNLCDTLFQRVGPSSGRTPNRESDSGLRTIGLEDRTAINNQHKDDKSSNRGLENVTAVKHKVDNITNRGLGHGAAVKYTDDNSTKQDLEHSTAVKHKDNSTRQDLEHSTAVKHKDNSTRQDLEHSTAVKHKDNRTRQDLEHSTAVKHKDNSTRQDLEHSTAVKHKDNSTRRSLECGTTDQLKVANNKRSVSSLTAHLNAFSLQETRLYKDNKLNRRLGRVGKPLGTHKYNPNQLVHKTYVDNDFNRRHNRVGKPIGSMPVTTKERFYKDNILNKELGRVGFPWGKCPDKPNATLMSLLHDLNYAEDVPDYISEIYELDVSNKETIETYFIIKEREKSVRKWLEEECRTPWEAHQHTVNEIIKNYRGQVINCKDLKFIDVIGHGHFGDVHFAEWIEGQAVAVKVLKDQSVSQRKRRDFEREILLYCELDHANIVQFLGACIEFPHLAIIMEYMDISLHEALHLKDVDIPPTDRTSVMKQMTKGLSYLHRNGIVHCDLKPHNILLNNIPGEEASNPDLPIIAKLTDFGLSFMKYDTESSASKTSPVKNIGTPRYSAPEVLRGAALFADDMMKADVYSLSLTILELLLEEVPFENLSLSQLRKQVGENELKPKMKNGHILKQPLKSLLERALSSDPAIRSSARYLSDVFESFQNAYRE